In Agromyces archimandritae, one genomic interval encodes:
- the infC gene encoding translation initiation factor IF-3, whose product MSDPRTNDRIRVPEVRLVGPGGEQVGVVKIEVAMRLAQEADLDLVEVAPNSRPPVVKIMDYGKYKYEAAQKAKEARRNQANTILKEVRFRLKIDKHDYETKMKRAVGFLKAGDKVKAMILFRGREQSRPEMGVRLLQRFAEDVAEYGTVEHNPTIDGRNMVMVIAPLKNKSEAKAEANAQRAAAKARPADADDAGSQTAAADEA is encoded by the coding sequence ATCAGCGATCCGCGTACCAACGACCGTATCCGCGTCCCCGAGGTCCGCCTCGTGGGCCCCGGAGGAGAACAGGTCGGCGTCGTGAAGATCGAGGTGGCCATGCGGCTCGCGCAGGAGGCAGACCTCGACCTGGTCGAAGTCGCGCCGAACTCCCGTCCGCCGGTCGTCAAGATCATGGACTACGGCAAGTACAAGTACGAGGCTGCGCAGAAGGCGAAGGAAGCCCGGCGCAACCAGGCGAACACCATCCTCAAAGAGGTGCGGTTCCGTCTCAAGATCGACAAGCACGACTACGAGACCAAGATGAAGCGCGCCGTCGGCTTCCTGAAGGCCGGCGACAAGGTCAAGGCGATGATCCTCTTCCGCGGCCGCGAGCAGTCGCGGCCCGAGATGGGCGTGCGCCTGCTGCAGCGCTTCGCGGAGGACGTGGCCGAGTACGGCACGGTCGAGCACAACCCCACGATCGACGGCCGCAACATGGTCATGGTCATCGCCCCCCTCAAGAACAAGTCCGAGGCCAAGGCCGAGGCGAATGCACAGCGTGCTGCGGCGAAGGCGCGTCCGGCGGATGCCGACGACGCCGGGTCGCAGACGGCCGCCGCCGACGAGGCGTAG
- a CDS encoding glutamate ABC transporter substrate-binding protein — protein sequence MKRRKYALAAVAAAAALVLAGCASDGGDGGSGDGGEKPSFEAGSTMAKLQEAGKITVGTKFDQALFGLMGPSGTPEGFDVEVAKIIAEHLGLDPEEDIEWKETVSANREPFIENGTVDIVVATYTINDERKEVVSFAGPYYMAGQSILTLADDDSIKSEEDLVGKKVCSVTGSTPADNLEAIGAEPVLTDAYSKCLDPLRSGQVVAVSTDNVILAGLAAQNEGEFKVVGKPFTEEPYGIGLAKDDTDFRNWINDVLEESYEDGSYKEAWDATAGTVLPFVEPPAPDRYEN from the coding sequence ATGAAGCGCAGGAAGTACGCGCTCGCTGCGGTCGCCGCGGCGGCTGCGCTCGTGCTCGCCGGCTGTGCGAGCGACGGCGGAGACGGCGGCTCGGGCGACGGCGGCGAGAAGCCGTCCTTCGAGGCCGGTTCGACGATGGCGAAGCTGCAGGAGGCCGGCAAGATCACCGTCGGCACCAAGTTCGACCAGGCGCTCTTCGGGCTCATGGGCCCGTCGGGCACGCCGGAGGGCTTCGACGTCGAGGTCGCGAAGATCATCGCCGAGCACCTCGGTCTCGACCCCGAGGAAGACATCGAGTGGAAGGAGACGGTTTCCGCGAACCGCGAGCCCTTCATCGAGAACGGCACCGTCGACATCGTCGTCGCGACGTACACGATCAACGACGAGCGCAAGGAAGTCGTCTCGTTCGCCGGCCCGTACTACATGGCCGGTCAGTCGATCCTGACGCTCGCCGACGACGACTCGATCAAGAGCGAGGAAGACCTCGTCGGCAAGAAGGTTTGCTCGGTCACGGGCTCGACCCCGGCCGACAACCTCGAAGCCATCGGCGCCGAGCCGGTGCTCACCGACGCCTACTCGAAGTGCCTCGACCCCCTGCGTTCGGGCCAGGTCGTCGCGGTCTCGACCGACAACGTCATCCTCGCGGGCCTCGCCGCCCAAAACGAGGGAGAGTTCAAGGTCGTCGGCAAGCCCTTCACCGAGGAGCCCTACGGCATCGGCCTCGCCAAGGACGACACCGACTTCCGCAACTGGATCAACGACGTCCTCGAGGAGTCGTACGAAGACGGCAGCTATAAGGAGGCGTGGGACGCCACGGCGGGAACGGTTCTGCCCTTCGTCGAGCCGCCGGCTCCCGACCGCTACGAGAACTGA
- a CDS encoding DUF1844 domain-containing protein has translation MTNSSSVPDATPDDLPESHDEHEAVAQATRDIADVAAVEVITTAAVHLMSAAAVKTGLADDPEGQIDLDEARKLINALAGLITAGAPEISDMHARSLRDGLRSLQLAFREASAIPDAIGQGPGEKWTGPVS, from the coding sequence GTGACCAACAGTTCATCCGTGCCCGACGCCACCCCCGACGACCTCCCCGAGTCGCACGACGAGCACGAAGCGGTCGCGCAGGCGACGCGCGACATCGCCGACGTCGCCGCCGTCGAGGTCATCACGACCGCCGCCGTGCACCTCATGAGCGCCGCCGCAGTCAAAACCGGCCTCGCCGACGACCCCGAAGGCCAGATCGACCTCGACGAGGCGCGCAAGCTCATCAACGCCCTCGCCGGCCTCATCACCGCCGGGGCCCCCGAGATCAGCGACATGCACGCCAGGTCACTGCGCGACGGACTGCGCTCCCTCCAGCTCGCCTTCCGCGAGGCCTCGGCCATTCCCGACGCCATCGGCCAGGGCCCGGGCGAGAAGTGGACCGGGCCGGTCTCCTGA
- the rplT gene encoding 50S ribosomal protein L20, which yields MARVKRAVNAHKKRRVILERAEGYRGQRSRLYRKAKEQVTHSLVYSYRDRRQKKGDFRRLWIQRINAASRQNGLTYNRFIQGLGLAGIEVDRRILAELAVNEPATFAALVESAKQALPADTSAPKSAA from the coding sequence ATGGCTAGAGTCAAGCGCGCGGTCAACGCGCACAAGAAGCGTCGGGTCATCCTCGAGCGCGCCGAGGGCTACCGCGGTCAGCGGTCGCGCCTCTACCGCAAGGCGAAGGAGCAGGTCACCCACTCCCTCGTCTACTCGTACCGCGACCGCCGCCAGAAGAAGGGCGACTTCCGTCGCCTCTGGATCCAGCGCATCAACGCGGCGTCCCGTCAGAACGGCCTCACCTACAACCGCTTCATCCAGGGCCTCGGCCTCGCGGGCATCGAGGTCGACCGTCGCATCCTCGCCGAGCTCGCGGTGAACGAGCCGGCGACCTTCGCGGCCCTCGTCGAGAGCGCCAAGCAGGCGCTTCCGGCCGACACCTCGGCTCCGAAGTCCGCGGCGTAA
- a CDS encoding TrmH family RNA methyltransferase, with translation MLENPRSPRVRAVAKLAKKPSRAETGLFLLEGPQAVAEALTFRPELLVELYATPTALERYTDIAQTAVDAGVDVEYVTEEVLESMADTVTPQGFVAVCHQFPTAVKDVFASGPRLVAILEEVRDPGNAGTIVRAADAAGADAVVFTGRAVDLYNPKVVRASTGSIFHLPVAVGANLEDVLARARAAGLAVLAADVKGEDLLAARRDGQLAAPTAWVFGNEARGLADEDLALVDRVLTVPIYGHAESMNLATAASVCLYESAFAHRG, from the coding sequence ATGCTCGAGAACCCTCGCTCACCGCGTGTGCGTGCCGTCGCGAAGCTCGCCAAGAAGCCCTCGCGCGCCGAGACGGGCCTCTTCCTGCTCGAGGGCCCGCAGGCGGTCGCCGAGGCGCTGACCTTCCGGCCCGAACTCCTCGTCGAGCTCTATGCGACGCCGACGGCGCTCGAGCGCTACACCGACATCGCGCAGACGGCCGTGGATGCGGGGGTGGATGTCGAGTACGTCACCGAGGAGGTCCTCGAGTCGATGGCCGACACCGTGACCCCGCAGGGCTTCGTCGCGGTCTGCCATCAGTTCCCGACGGCGGTCAAGGACGTCTTCGCGTCCGGCCCCCGTCTCGTGGCGATCCTCGAAGAGGTGCGCGACCCGGGCAATGCGGGCACGATCGTGCGTGCGGCGGATGCCGCGGGTGCCGACGCCGTGGTCTTCACCGGCCGTGCGGTCGATCTCTACAACCCCAAGGTCGTGCGCGCTTCGACCGGGTCGATCTTCCACCTCCCGGTCGCCGTCGGCGCGAACCTGGAGGACGTCCTCGCTCGCGCCCGCGCCGCCGGCCTCGCCGTCCTCGCCGCGGATGTGAAGGGGGAGGACCTGCTCGCCGCACGCCGCGACGGGCAGCTGGCCGCCCCGACCGCGTGGGTCTTCGGCAACGAGGCGCGCGGGCTCGCCGACGAGGATCTCGCGCTCGTCGACCGGGTGCTGACGGTGCCGATCTACGGGCACGCCGAATCGATGAACCTGGCCACGGCGGCTTCCGTCTGCCTGTACGAGAGCGCGTTCGCGCACCGCGGCTGA
- the rpmI gene encoding 50S ribosomal protein L35 has protein sequence MPKQKTHSGSKKRFKVTGTGKIKKQQAGMRHNLEVKSSTRKARLNQDKVVSAPDAKVIKKLLGR, from the coding sequence ATGCCGAAGCAGAAGACCCACTCCGGGTCCAAGAAGCGCTTCAAGGTGACCGGCACCGGCAAGATCAAGAAGCAGCAGGCCGGCATGCGGCACAACCTCGAGGTCAAGTCCTCGACGCGCAAGGCCCGTCTGAACCAGGACAAGGTCGTGTCGGCCCCCGACGCCAAGGTCATCAAGAAGCTGCTCGGCCGCTGA
- a CDS encoding amino acid ABC transporter permease, with protein sequence MTSVLFDAPGPRARVFSRVLSVITGAAVIGLLFWMFITLNAPRESGGITLPGMFDEARWDIFADPEVWSFIGQGVINTLRAAAMAAVLAVALGVVFSLLRSAESRWVRIPTTVVIEFFRGMPVLLMMLFILLVFSTGEYWAVVAALAVYNGALIGEALRAGLAALPKGQREAGLSLGMRSLQSKLLVEFPQAFRQMLPIIVAQLVVLLKDTSLGYIVGYPELLRATLNNLSAFYGNRYQFSFWLVTFVIYLAMNLLLSWLARWLARRGQSRSGAAGAPSLNDPNQMMIVAQANAAAHQADTTGGGSYLPGGGTQR encoded by the coding sequence ATGACCAGCGTGCTCTTCGATGCTCCCGGGCCGCGCGCCCGGGTCTTTTCCCGGGTGCTCTCAGTCATCACCGGGGCAGCGGTCATCGGCCTGCTGTTCTGGATGTTCATCACCCTGAACGCGCCCCGCGAGTCCGGCGGTATCACGCTTCCGGGGATGTTCGACGAGGCTCGGTGGGATATCTTCGCGGACCCCGAGGTTTGGAGTTTCATCGGGCAGGGCGTGATTAACACCCTGCGGGCGGCGGCAATGGCAGCCGTTCTCGCGGTCGCTCTCGGCGTGGTGTTCTCGCTCTTGCGCAGTGCAGAGTCGCGCTGGGTGCGGATCCCGACCACGGTCGTCATCGAGTTCTTCCGTGGCATGCCCGTGCTGCTCATGATGCTCTTCATCCTGCTGGTCTTTTCGACCGGGGAGTATTGGGCGGTTGTCGCAGCTCTCGCGGTTTACAACGGCGCGCTCATCGGCGAGGCTCTTCGTGCGGGCCTCGCTGCCCTTCCAAAGGGGCAGCGCGAGGCGGGGCTCAGCCTCGGCATGCGCTCGCTGCAGTCGAAGCTGCTCGTCGAATTCCCACAGGCGTTCCGGCAGATGCTGCCGATCATCGTCGCCCAGCTCGTCGTGCTCCTGAAGGACACCTCGCTCGGCTACATCGTCGGGTACCCGGAGCTGCTGCGAGCGACGCTCAACAACTTGTCGGCGTTCTACGGCAACCGGTATCAGTTCTCGTTCTGGCTCGTCACGTTCGTGATCTACCTCGCCATGAATCTGCTCCTGTCCTGGTTGGCGCGCTGGCTCGCCCGCCGCGGCCAGTCTCGGTCCGGTGCTGCCGGCGCTCCAAGCCTGAACGATCCGAACCAGATGATGATCGTCGCGCAGGCGAACGCCGCAGCCCACCAGGCCGACACCACGGGTGGCGGGAGTTACCTCCCCGGCGGCGGGACGCAGCGCTGA
- a CDS encoding ISL3 family transposase, with amino-acid sequence MPDATHCADARPGSSAAYCDRCDLLVGLDGLRVTGVEHRSDGVLVIDVESPPGPVGCPGCGVVAESAGRKALVLKDAPMGTRPVRVRWRKRRWRCRQDGCEVRAFTEQNPAVAAPNAILTARAVAWAVTQMRRENASVRGVARQLRVAWGTVWTHVEAELQRREKDPGRFDGVEVLGVDEHLWHHVSTKPVAEGGRGPKELTGMVDLTRDASGHVRARLLDLVPGRSSKAYADWIKERTPEFRTGVKIAALDPFAGYKKALDDELDDATAVLDAFHVVKLGTAAVDEVRRRVQQDTLGHRGRKGDPLYGIRNILRAGRDRLTDKQRSRLETAFARQEEHIEVEVAWHAAQQLRDAYKHPDLTEGRKIALAVLGSFPSCPIPEIARLGKTLNQWRDAFLAYWATNRSSNGGTEAVNGLIELARRVARGFRNYDNYRLRMLLIAGGLDTPAPT; translated from the coding sequence GTGCCCGATGCTACCCACTGCGCTGATGCGCGCCCAGGTTCCTCTGCTGCTTACTGTGATCGTTGCGACCTGCTCGTCGGGCTCGACGGGCTCCGCGTCACCGGGGTCGAGCACCGCAGTGACGGTGTACTCGTCATCGATGTCGAGTCGCCGCCGGGGCCGGTGGGCTGCCCGGGGTGCGGGGTGGTCGCGGAATCGGCGGGACGGAAGGCACTTGTTCTGAAGGACGCCCCGATGGGCACTCGGCCGGTGCGGGTGAGGTGGCGAAAGCGCCGCTGGCGGTGTCGCCAGGACGGATGCGAGGTGCGCGCGTTCACGGAGCAGAACCCGGCTGTTGCCGCCCCGAACGCGATCTTGACGGCCCGCGCGGTGGCCTGGGCGGTGACGCAGATGCGACGTGAGAACGCGTCGGTGCGCGGTGTCGCTCGGCAGCTGCGGGTCGCGTGGGGCACCGTCTGGACGCACGTGGAAGCCGAGTTGCAGCGGCGCGAGAAAGACCCGGGCCGGTTCGATGGCGTCGAGGTGCTCGGCGTGGACGAGCACCTCTGGCACCACGTCTCCACCAAGCCCGTCGCCGAGGGCGGCCGAGGCCCGAAAGAACTGACCGGGATGGTCGATCTCACCCGCGACGCGTCCGGTCACGTCAGGGCGCGGCTGCTCGATCTGGTGCCGGGCCGGTCCTCGAAGGCATACGCCGACTGGATCAAGGAACGCACGCCGGAGTTCCGGACCGGCGTCAAGATCGCCGCTCTTGACCCGTTCGCCGGATACAAGAAGGCCCTCGACGACGAGCTCGACGATGCCACCGCTGTGCTGGATGCGTTCCACGTCGTCAAGCTCGGCACCGCTGCGGTTGACGAGGTCCGCCGCCGAGTCCAGCAGGACACCCTCGGACACCGCGGCCGCAAGGGCGACCCGCTCTACGGGATCCGCAACATCCTCCGCGCCGGAAGAGACCGACTCACCGACAAGCAAAGGAGCCGACTCGAAACCGCGTTCGCCCGACAGGAAGAGCACATCGAGGTCGAAGTCGCCTGGCACGCCGCTCAGCAACTCCGCGACGCCTACAAGCACCCAGACCTCACGGAGGGACGCAAGATCGCGCTGGCCGTTCTCGGATCATTCCCCTCGTGCCCGATCCCGGAGATCGCCCGGCTCGGGAAGACACTGAACCAGTGGCGTGACGCATTCCTCGCGTACTGGGCGACGAACCGGTCATCCAACGGTGGCACCGAAGCCGTGAACGGACTCATCGAGCTCGCCCGCCGGGTCGCCCGCGGATTCCGCAACTACGACAACTACAGACTCAGAATGCTCCTCATCGCCGGCGGCCTCGATACCCCCGCCCCCACCTAA
- a CDS encoding amino acid ABC transporter permease, translating to MDVIIANLPLYLQGFGQTLFLLVVSGVAALVLGTVVAAMRISPVATLRVIGTVYTEIVRNTPLTIVLFFCALVLPLLGSKLPYMVAALIGLAVYTSPFVAEALRSGINGVAIGQAEAARSLGLGFRQSVTLVILPQAFRMTIPPLINVFIALTKNTSVASAFFVVELFAIGSKLANNNGSAVIPILLGIAFFYLVITVPLGLIANQLERKWVVQR from the coding sequence GTGGACGTCATCATCGCCAATCTGCCGCTCTACCTGCAGGGCTTCGGGCAGACGCTGTTCCTGCTCGTCGTGAGCGGCGTAGCTGCGCTCGTGCTCGGCACGGTCGTCGCGGCCATGCGTATTTCGCCCGTGGCGACGCTACGTGTGATCGGTACGGTGTACACCGAGATCGTGCGGAATACCCCGCTGACGATCGTGCTGTTCTTCTGTGCGCTCGTATTGCCGTTGCTCGGCTCGAAGCTGCCGTACATGGTTGCTGCCCTCATCGGGCTCGCGGTGTACACCTCGCCGTTCGTCGCAGAGGCGCTGCGCAGCGGCATCAACGGCGTGGCGATCGGGCAGGCCGAGGCTGCCCGCAGCCTCGGCCTCGGCTTCCGCCAGTCGGTGACGCTCGTCATCCTGCCGCAGGCCTTCCGCATGACGATCCCGCCGCTCATCAACGTCTTCATCGCGCTCACGAAGAACACCTCAGTTGCGAGCGCATTCTTCGTCGTCGAGCTATTCGCGATCGGAAGCAAACTCGCGAATAACAATGGCAGCGCAGTAATACCGATTCTGCTAGGTATCGCTTTCTTCTATCTTGTGATCACGGTGCCGCTCGGCCTGATCGCGAACCAGCTCGAGCGCAAGTGGGTGGTGCAGCGATGA
- a CDS encoding amino acid ABC transporter ATP-binding protein, protein MQPTFSAPSTSNISVRRGEPLVVIDHVEKHYGDLHVLNDINTVVNRGEVVVVIGPSGSGKSTLCRAINRLETIDSGTIAIDGEVLPEEGKELAQLRADVGMVFQSFNLFAHKTVLENVTLAPIKVKGMKKAEAERLAMELLDRVGVANQAQKMPAQLSGGQQQRVAIARSLAMNPKLILMDEPTSALDPEMINEVLDVMVGLAEQGMTMIVVTHEMGFARKAADRVLFMADGQIVEEATPAEFFSRPKSHRAQDFLSKILAH, encoded by the coding sequence ATGCAGCCCACCTTCTCGGCGCCTTCCACGTCGAACATCTCCGTTCGTCGCGGTGAGCCGCTCGTCGTCATCGACCACGTCGAAAAGCACTACGGCGACCTGCACGTGCTGAACGACATCAACACCGTCGTCAACCGCGGCGAGGTCGTCGTCGTCATCGGTCCCTCCGGGTCCGGCAAGTCGACGCTGTGCCGCGCGATCAACCGGCTCGAGACCATCGACTCGGGCACGATCGCGATCGACGGCGAGGTGCTCCCCGAGGAGGGCAAGGAGCTCGCGCAGCTCCGTGCCGACGTCGGCATGGTCTTCCAGTCCTTCAACCTGTTCGCCCACAAGACGGTGCTCGAGAACGTCACGCTCGCACCGATCAAGGTCAAGGGCATGAAGAAGGCCGAGGCCGAGCGCCTTGCGATGGAGCTGCTCGACCGCGTCGGCGTCGCCAATCAGGCGCAGAAGATGCCCGCACAGCTCTCGGGCGGCCAGCAGCAGCGCGTCGCGATCGCCCGTTCGCTCGCGATGAACCCGAAGCTCATCCTCATGGACGAGCCGACCTCGGCGCTCGACCCCGAGATGATCAACGAGGTGCTGGACGTCATGGTCGGCCTCGCCGAGCAGGGCATGACCATGATCGTCGTCACCCACGAGATGGGCTTCGCCCGCAAGGCCGCCGACCGGGTGCTCTTCATGGCCGACGGCCAGATCGTCGAAGAGGCGACCCCGGCCGAGTTCTTCAGCCGCCCGAAGTCGCACCGCGCGCAGGACTTCCTCTCGAAGATCCTCGCCCACTAG